One window from the genome of Streptomyces sp. NBC_00287 encodes:
- a CDS encoding Gfo/Idh/MocA family oxidoreductase, producing the protein MTGTPLRTGLIGYGLAGSVFHAPLIAATEGLSLDTVVTANPERQEQARAGYPDVRIAATPDELFARADELDLIVIASPNKTHVPLATAALKAGLPVVVDKPVAGTAAEARELAALAEERGLLLSVFQNRRWDNDFLTLRKLITEGELGDVYRFESRFERWRPQLKGGWRESGDPAEIGGLLYDLGSHVVDQALVLFGPAASVYAESDIRREGAETDDDTFIAITHTNGVRSHLYVSATTAQLGPRFRVLGSKAGYVKHGLDPQEAALRDGELPGADWGTEPESLWGRVGSGESPLTGGGRPEPTLPGDYPAYYAAVARALTGGGTNPVTALEAAAALDVLEAARRSARDGVAVAL; encoded by the coding sequence ATGACTGGCACACCCCTCCGCACCGGCCTGATCGGCTACGGCCTCGCCGGCTCCGTCTTCCACGCCCCGCTGATCGCCGCCACCGAGGGCCTCTCCCTCGACACGGTCGTCACCGCCAACCCGGAGCGGCAGGAGCAGGCCCGCGCCGGTTATCCGGACGTCCGTATCGCCGCGACCCCCGACGAGCTGTTCGCCCGCGCCGACGAGCTCGACCTGATCGTCATCGCCTCCCCGAACAAGACGCATGTCCCGCTCGCCACCGCCGCGCTCAAGGCCGGTCTCCCGGTCGTCGTGGACAAGCCCGTCGCGGGCACGGCCGCCGAGGCCCGGGAGCTCGCGGCGCTGGCCGAGGAGCGCGGACTGCTCCTGTCCGTCTTCCAGAACCGCCGCTGGGACAACGACTTCCTCACCCTGCGCAAGCTGATCACCGAAGGCGAGCTGGGCGACGTCTACCGCTTCGAGTCCCGCTTCGAGCGCTGGCGCCCCCAACTCAAGGGCGGCTGGCGCGAGTCCGGCGACCCGGCAGAGATCGGAGGTCTCCTCTACGACCTCGGCAGCCATGTCGTGGACCAGGCCCTGGTCCTCTTCGGCCCCGCCGCCTCCGTCTACGCCGAGTCGGACATCCGCCGCGAGGGCGCCGAGACGGACGACGACACGTTCATCGCCATCACGCACACGAACGGCGTCCGCTCCCACCTCTACGTCTCCGCCACCACCGCCCAGCTCGGCCCCCGCTTCCGGGTGCTCGGCTCCAAGGCGGGCTACGTCAAGCACGGCCTCGACCCCCAGGAGGCGGCCCTGCGCGACGGCGAGCTGCCCGGCGCCGACTGGGGCACCGAGCCCGAGTCGCTGTGGGGCCGCGTCGGTTCCGGCGAGTCCCCGCTGACCGGCGGGGGCCGCCCCGAACCGACCCTTCCGGGCGACTACCCCGCGTACTATGCGGCCGTGGCCAGGGCCCTTACCGGCGGCGGCACCAACCCGGTGACCGCTCTGGAGGCGGCCGCCGCCCTCGACGTACTGGAGGCGGCCCGCCGTTCGGCCCGTGACGGAGTGGCGGTGGCGCTGTGA
- a CDS encoding SRPBCC family protein — MTSKSVIVERRIAAAQGAVWEALTDLQGMERVLTGVSKVEVLSGDAFAVGTRWRETRRMFGKDATEEMWVTACEPPERYVVEAESHGTHYISEWVLRADGPVTTTVRMTFTAEAPSGGVMGILAKVLGGLGARAVSKAIAKDLDDVAAAVEGRAG; from the coding sequence ATGACCAGTAAGAGCGTCATTGTTGAGCGGCGTATCGCCGCTGCTCAGGGGGCGGTGTGGGAAGCCCTAACCGACCTCCAAGGCATGGAGCGCGTACTCACCGGCGTCTCAAAAGTCGAGGTGCTCTCAGGCGACGCCTTCGCCGTCGGTACCCGATGGCGCGAAACCCGGCGCATGTTCGGTAAGGACGCCACCGAGGAGATGTGGGTTACCGCGTGTGAACCGCCCGAGCGGTATGTCGTTGAGGCTGAGTCGCACGGTACCCACTACATCTCGGAGTGGGTGTTGCGGGCGGACGGTCCCGTGACGACGACCGTCCGTATGACGTTTACCGCCGAGGCGCCCAGTGGCGGGGTGATGGGGATCCTCGCCAAGGTTCTGGGCGGCCTCGGGGCTCGTGCTGTCAGTAAGGCCATCGCCAAGGATCTGGACGACGTTGCCGCCGCCGTCGAGGGGCGCGCGGGGTGA
- a CDS encoding YidC/Oxa1 family membrane protein insertase: protein MSVFARLVEQLAELLQPLFHGSAAAAAIVLFTMLVRLLVHPLSRASARGQKARTALQPKIAELRRKHGKNPEKLQRAVLELHTEHKVSPLAGCLPSLLQAPAFVLLYHLFSSTEIGDRPNELLTHQLFTAPLGDRFTDALTTGGVAGLVYLGLFAIVTGVAFFNYRQSKVTLADSAPALDTPGAGAITKVMPFISFFTLVTVAVVPLAAALYVVTSSLWSAVERAVLYR from the coding sequence ATGTCCGTTTTCGCCCGCCTTGTCGAGCAGCTCGCCGAGCTGCTCCAGCCGCTCTTCCACGGCTCCGCGGCCGCCGCCGCGATCGTCCTGTTCACCATGCTCGTACGGCTGCTCGTGCATCCGCTGTCCCGGGCCTCCGCCCGCGGTCAGAAGGCCCGCACCGCGCTCCAGCCGAAGATCGCCGAACTGCGCCGCAAGCACGGGAAGAACCCCGAGAAGCTCCAGCGGGCCGTGCTCGAGCTGCACACCGAGCACAAGGTGTCGCCGCTGGCCGGCTGTCTGCCGAGCCTGCTCCAGGCGCCCGCGTTCGTCCTGCTCTACCACCTCTTCTCCAGCACGGAGATCGGCGACCGGCCCAACGAACTGCTCACCCACCAGCTGTTCACCGCACCCCTCGGCGACCGCTTCACCGACGCGCTGACCACGGGAGGTGTGGCCGGGCTCGTGTACCTGGGGCTGTTCGCGATCGTCACCGGGGTCGCCTTCTTCAATTACCGGCAGTCGAAGGTGACCCTGGCCGACAGTGCGCCGGCTCTCGACACCCCCGGCGCCGGTGCGATCACCAAGGTCATGCCGTTCATCTCCTTCTTCACGCTGGTCACCGTGGCCGTCGTACCGCTCGCCGCCGCGCTGTACGTCGTCACCAGCTCGCTCTGGAGCGCGGTCGAGAGGGCCGTGCTGTACCGCTGA
- a CDS encoding class E sortase has product MPGPLVVQHRTRRRRALRRRALWTGGELLVTVGLVLLLLVVHQLWWTNREAKAEAREGVAALEREWAASPEESTEPAPRTSPEETSPEAAPSEASQATQPPAPQRQPTPDWSHAYAILTIPALDLRVPVAEGISKTGVLNKGYVGHYPDTQQPGRPGNFAIAGHRNTHGEPFRRLDRLGDGDEIVVETKAAVYTYAVDQTLAQTSAHDTGVIRPVPRSLVHPGRGYREPGYYLTLTTCTPEYTSRYRLVVWGTLRSMRAR; this is encoded by the coding sequence ATGCCGGGGCCCCTCGTCGTCCAGCACCGCACCCGTCGCCGTCGCGCCCTGCGCCGCCGTGCCCTGTGGACCGGCGGCGAACTCCTCGTCACCGTCGGCCTCGTGCTCCTGCTCCTCGTCGTCCACCAGCTCTGGTGGACCAACCGGGAGGCCAAGGCGGAGGCCCGGGAGGGAGTGGCGGCTCTGGAGCGGGAGTGGGCCGCCTCGCCTGAAGAATCAACCGAGCCGGCCCCCCGGACATCCCCGGAAGAGACATCCCCGGAAGCCGCCCCTTCAGAAGCGTCACAAGCCACCCAACCCCCCGCCCCGCAACGACAACCCACCCCCGACTGGTCCCACGCCTACGCCATCCTCACCATCCCCGCCCTCGACCTCCGCGTCCCCGTCGCCGAAGGCATCAGCAAGACCGGCGTCCTCAACAAGGGCTACGTCGGCCACTACCCCGACACCCAACAGCCCGGCCGCCCCGGCAACTTCGCCATCGCCGGGCACCGCAACACCCACGGCGAGCCCTTCCGGCGGCTCGACCGGCTGGGCGACGGCGACGAGATCGTCGTAGAGACGAAGGCGGCGGTGTACACGTACGCCGTGGACCAGACCCTGGCGCAGACGTCCGCGCACGACACCGGGGTCATACGGCCCGTGCCGCGCAGCCTCGTTCACCCCGGCCGCGGCTATCGCGAGCCCGGGTATTACCTCACCCTGACCACCTGCACGCCCGAATACACCTCGCGTTACCGGCTGGTGGTGTGGGGGACGCTGCGCTCCATGCGGGCGCGGTGA
- a CDS encoding DUF3427 domain-containing protein, producing the protein MPGDLSQPVAGVYEELVTHRMQEQMEQLNAAGWKAIDDEVSEESSPHVIARHIGRAVSHRLSQLPPDQRVAVANQIIESLTSNDGVELIADGPRQLLALAEKEAPGVYAIRPLTPLSETALITNSPEDPSLGSELRAELATADRIDLLCAFVKWYGLRVLEDSLRAAKERGVPIRVITTTYIGATDRHALDRLVRDFGAQVKINYETRSTRLHAKAWLFRRKSGFDTAYVGSSNLSRAALLDGLEWNVRLSSVATPVVLNKFEATFDAYWNDIAFESYDPDRDARKLDEALGVAGGSPAGHDSKISLSGLEVRPYPHQADMLERLRVEREVRGHQHNLLVAATGTGKTVMAALDYRNLHKQLGGKQYPRLLFVAHRKEILKQSLRKYREVLDDASFGEVLFSGELPRDWKHVFASVQSLTDQRLDQFDPAHFDIIVVDEFHHATATTYRRVLNHFKPKQLLGLTATPERADGLNVQDEFFDGRIAAEMRLWEALDNDLLCPFHYFGLPDGTDLRRLNWRSGTYDQSQLGELFSADDARARIVIKQIRDKVSDPMSMRALGFCVSRKHAHFMAQCFQKAGFKAAALDSESKPVVRDQVLAQLKAGEIQVIFSVDLFNEGLDIPDVDTLLLLRPTSSATVFLQQLGRGLRRTPDKPVLTVLDFIGQHRAEFRFEEQFRAMTNLSRNRLLEHAEHDFPLLPSGCQIILEGKSKDLVLENIRTQIKANVQTLAKEVKSFNTPLLADYLKESRREIRELYKASNSWTSVLRRASMTDLPEQAGEEDLLKRVHAFLHVDDLERAEAYARLLSDEAPPYESLNPRDKTFARMLFFNLWDKAGGFSSYAQGLESLRAQRALRSELRQVLEHVMGQADHFPIPLVGPHEHIPLKIHSAYNRSEILAALGVARLGGQMPGSFAQGVLWDEQNQTDSLLITLEKNEKDFSPTVRYKDYALSPSLFHWESQSTTADTSPTGLRYQQHAQRGSHVLMFMRRYKDTDIGKAQPWMLLGPATYVRHQGSKPMAITWQLHHDLPADVWSYSAITAG; encoded by the coding sequence CTGCCGGGGGATCTGTCTCAGCCTGTCGCGGGTGTTTACGAGGAACTCGTCACCCACCGCATGCAGGAGCAGATGGAGCAGCTGAATGCAGCGGGCTGGAAGGCCATCGATGACGAGGTCAGCGAGGAATCATCACCCCATGTAATCGCCCGGCACATCGGGCGGGCTGTGAGCCACCGGCTCAGCCAGCTACCCCCTGACCAGCGCGTCGCCGTAGCCAACCAGATCATCGAGTCACTCACATCCAATGATGGTGTCGAGCTCATCGCCGATGGGCCGCGTCAGCTCCTTGCGCTGGCTGAGAAGGAAGCACCGGGCGTCTACGCCATACGCCCGCTCACTCCCCTCTCGGAGACCGCCCTCATTACCAACTCTCCCGAGGATCCAAGCCTCGGTAGTGAGCTGCGCGCTGAGCTTGCCACCGCAGACCGCATCGATCTGCTGTGTGCCTTCGTCAAGTGGTACGGGCTACGCGTGCTTGAGGACTCTCTCCGCGCCGCCAAGGAGCGTGGAGTCCCGATTCGCGTCATCACGACCACGTATATCGGCGCGACCGACCGCCATGCGCTCGACCGACTCGTTCGCGACTTCGGCGCTCAAGTGAAGATCAACTACGAAACGCGTTCAACACGCCTACATGCGAAGGCATGGCTGTTTCGCCGCAAAAGCGGCTTCGATACGGCCTACGTCGGTAGCTCCAACCTCTCAAGGGCCGCACTGCTCGACGGGCTGGAGTGGAACGTACGCCTGTCCTCGGTAGCCACTCCGGTGGTGCTCAATAAATTCGAGGCCACCTTCGACGCGTACTGGAACGACATCGCCTTTGAGTCCTACGACCCGGACCGCGACGCGCGCAAGTTGGACGAGGCTCTAGGCGTGGCAGGTGGTTCACCGGCCGGCCACGACTCCAAGATCAGCCTCTCCGGTCTTGAGGTTCGACCGTATCCGCATCAGGCCGACATGCTGGAGCGACTGCGCGTTGAGCGTGAGGTCCGCGGTCACCAGCACAACTTGCTCGTTGCCGCGACCGGTACGGGCAAGACCGTCATGGCCGCCCTTGACTACCGCAATCTGCATAAACAGCTAGGTGGCAAGCAGTACCCGCGGCTCCTCTTCGTGGCACACCGCAAAGAGATCCTGAAGCAGTCCCTACGCAAATACCGCGAAGTACTCGATGACGCCTCCTTCGGCGAAGTCCTCTTCAGCGGTGAGCTACCACGCGACTGGAAGCACGTCTTCGCTAGCGTCCAATCACTCACCGACCAGCGACTCGACCAGTTCGACCCAGCACATTTCGACATCATCGTCGTGGACGAGTTCCATCACGCCACCGCTACGACGTACCGACGCGTCCTCAACCACTTCAAGCCGAAACAGCTTCTCGGTCTGACCGCCACTCCTGAACGCGCGGACGGTCTGAACGTCCAGGACGAGTTCTTTGACGGACGGATCGCCGCCGAGATGCGGCTCTGGGAGGCTCTCGACAACGACCTCCTCTGCCCCTTCCATTACTTTGGTCTGCCCGACGGCACAGACCTCAGGCGCCTCAACTGGCGTTCTGGAACGTATGACCAGAGCCAGCTCGGTGAGCTGTTCTCCGCCGACGATGCCCGGGCCCGCATCGTCATCAAGCAGATACGAGACAAGGTCTCCGACCCGATGAGCATGCGCGCACTCGGCTTTTGCGTGAGCCGGAAGCACGCTCACTTCATGGCGCAGTGCTTCCAGAAGGCAGGCTTCAAGGCTGCGGCCCTGGACAGCGAGTCGAAGCCCGTAGTCCGCGATCAGGTGCTCGCCCAGCTCAAGGCTGGAGAGATCCAGGTCATCTTCTCGGTAGACCTCTTCAACGAGGGCCTGGACATCCCCGACGTCGATACGCTCCTCCTCCTGCGCCCAACGAGCAGCGCCACCGTCTTCCTTCAGCAACTCGGACGCGGCCTCCGCCGCACGCCGGACAAGCCTGTACTCACGGTGCTCGACTTCATCGGCCAGCATCGTGCCGAGTTCCGGTTCGAGGAACAGTTCCGCGCGATGACGAACCTGTCGCGCAACCGACTACTTGAGCATGCCGAGCACGATTTTCCACTGCTGCCATCGGGCTGCCAGATCATCCTTGAAGGCAAGTCTAAGGATCTGGTGCTGGAGAACATCCGCACCCAGATCAAGGCGAACGTTCAGACCCTCGCCAAGGAAGTCAAGTCCTTCAATACGCCCCTCCTCGCCGATTACCTGAAGGAGAGTCGCCGTGAGATCAGGGAGTTGTATAAGGCGAGCAACTCATGGACGTCCGTTCTGCGCCGAGCCAGCATGACCGACCTACCTGAACAAGCTGGCGAGGAGGATCTACTGAAGCGGGTGCATGCGTTTTTGCACGTCGATGACCTCGAACGCGCTGAGGCGTACGCTCGCTTGTTGAGCGATGAGGCTCCCCCGTACGAGTCCTTGAATCCGAGGGACAAAACATTCGCACGCATGCTGTTCTTCAACCTCTGGGACAAGGCTGGCGGGTTCAGTTCGTACGCGCAAGGACTCGAATCGCTTCGTGCGCAGCGAGCCCTCCGCAGCGAACTGCGGCAGGTGCTTGAGCACGTGATGGGACAGGCCGACCACTTCCCCATCCCACTCGTTGGCCCGCACGAACACATACCTCTGAAAATCCACAGCGCATACAACCGCTCAGAGATCCTCGCCGCGCTAGGTGTCGCCCGGCTCGGTGGTCAGATGCCTGGTTCCTTTGCGCAGGGCGTTCTGTGGGACGAGCAGAACCAGACGGATTCGCTGCTGATCACTCTCGAAAAGAACGAGAAGGACTTTTCACCCACCGTCCGATACAAGGACTATGCGCTAAGCCCTTCCCTCTTCCACTGGGAGTCGCAGAGCACAACCGCGGACACCTCGCCTACCGGGCTGCGCTACCAACAGCATGCTCAGCGCGGAAGCCATGTGCTGATGTTCATGCGGCGCTACAAGGACACCGATATCGGCAAGGCCCAACCCTGGATGCTGCTCGGCCCAGCAACCTACGTCCGTCACCAGGGCAGCAAACCAATGGCCATCACCTGGCAACTGCACCACGACCTGCCCGCGGATGTGTGGTCGTACTCAGCCATCACCGCAGGCTAG
- a CDS encoding glycoside hydrolase: protein MIRRRTLLAATGGAVLGSALATGTAHADATIAVNPGTRYGTWEGWGTSLAWWGNVFGTRDDFADLFFTTKSVTYNGTSLPGLGLNIARYNLGACSWNSVNGQTMAESPNIPAFKQIEGFWQDWNNEDAASSAWDWTADAAQRAMLVKATQRGAVSELFANSPMWWMCYNHNPSGAADGGNNLQTWNYRQHASHLAAVALYAKTNWGVNFATVDPFNEPASTWWTATGTQEGCHLDPAVQAAVLPYMRSELDKRGLSSVRISASDETNYDTARSTWASFGASTKALVSQVNVHGYQGTGGRRDLLYTDVVTTSGKKLWNSETGDSDGTGLSMARNLCYDFRWLHPTAWCYWQVMDPSTGWAMIAYDANTLQPTTVQPKYYVMAQFSRHIRPGMTILDTGVSYATAAYDAAARRLVLVAVNTSTAAQTLTFDLSRFTTVTGGSGGLVPRWNTVTGGGDMYRSYADRYISGKSVSAVFAPGAVQTLQVDGVTI from the coding sequence ATGATCCGACGCAGAACTCTGCTGGCGGCGACAGGCGGAGCGGTCCTCGGCAGCGCCCTGGCGACGGGCACCGCACACGCGGACGCGACGATCGCCGTCAACCCCGGGACGCGGTACGGCACTTGGGAGGGCTGGGGCACATCACTGGCCTGGTGGGGCAACGTCTTCGGCACCCGTGACGACTTCGCCGACCTCTTCTTCACCACCAAGTCGGTGACCTACAACGGCACCTCGCTCCCCGGCCTGGGCCTGAACATCGCCCGCTACAACCTGGGCGCGTGCAGTTGGAACAGCGTGAACGGCCAGACGATGGCGGAGTCGCCGAACATCCCCGCGTTCAAGCAGATCGAGGGGTTCTGGCAGGACTGGAACAACGAGGACGCGGCGTCCTCGGCCTGGGACTGGACGGCGGACGCGGCGCAGCGGGCGATGCTGGTGAAGGCGACGCAGCGAGGCGCTGTCTCGGAGCTGTTCGCCAACTCCCCGATGTGGTGGATGTGTTACAACCACAACCCGTCCGGCGCGGCGGACGGCGGCAACAACCTCCAGACCTGGAACTACCGCCAGCACGCCTCCCACCTGGCCGCGGTGGCCCTGTACGCGAAGACGAACTGGGGCGTGAACTTCGCGACGGTGGACCCCTTCAACGAGCCGGCGTCGACCTGGTGGACCGCGACCGGCACCCAGGAGGGCTGCCACCTGGATCCGGCGGTGCAAGCGGCCGTACTGCCGTACATGAGAAGCGAGTTGGACAAGCGGGGCCTGTCCTCCGTACGTATCTCGGCATCGGACGAGACGAACTACGACACGGCACGCAGCACATGGGCGAGCTTCGGCGCGTCGACGAAGGCGCTGGTGAGCCAGGTGAACGTACACGGCTACCAGGGCACGGGCGGCCGCAGAGACCTGCTCTACACGGACGTAGTGACAACATCGGGCAAGAAGCTGTGGAACTCGGAGACGGGCGACAGCGACGGCACGGGCCTGAGCATGGCCCGCAACCTCTGCTACGACTTCCGCTGGCTGCATCCGACGGCCTGGTGCTACTGGCAGGTCATGGACCCGTCGACGGGCTGGGCGATGATCGCGTACGACGCGAACACGCTGCAGCCGACGACCGTACAGCCGAAGTACTACGTGATGGCCCAGTTCAGCCGCCATATCCGCCCCGGGATGACGATCCTGGACACGGGAGTGAGCTATGCGACGGCGGCGTACGACGCGGCGGCGCGCCGCCTGGTTCTGGTGGCCGTGAACACTTCGACTGCCGCCCAGACGCTGACCTTCGACCTCTCCCGCTTCACGACGGTGACGGGCGGCTCGGGAGGCCTGGTGCCTCGCTGGAACACGGTGACGGGGGGTGGGGACATGTACCGGTCGTACGCGGACCGGTACATCTCCGGAAAGTCGGTGAGCGCGGTGTTCGCGCCGGGGGCGGTGCAGACGCTGCAAGTGGACGGGGTGACGATCTAG
- a CDS encoding DUF6412 domain-containing protein translates to MIKSWTGLRPALVLLLALFLDVVLLDSGSLFATVALAATAAAGSALAVCSVIAARCAPAVPPTRVRTAIRDRDRRTAFLPQRDPDAKGRTRPRAPGLVVSTTFA, encoded by the coding sequence ATGATCAAGAGCTGGACCGGTCTGCGTCCTGCCCTCGTCCTCCTCCTCGCCCTCTTCCTCGACGTCGTCCTGCTCGACTCCGGCAGCCTCTTCGCGACCGTCGCCCTCGCCGCGACCGCCGCGGCCGGTTCCGCGCTCGCCGTCTGCTCGGTCATCGCCGCGCGCTGCGCGCCCGCCGTGCCGCCCACCCGGGTCCGTACGGCCATCCGCGACCGAGATCGTCGTACGGCCTTCCTGCCGCAACGCGACCCCGACGCCAAGGGGCGCACCCGTCCCCGAGCCCCCGGACTCGTCGTCTCGACGACCTTCGCGTAG
- a CDS encoding heme-degrading domain-containing protein, which produces MTHNNGITPKFTPEITPTIEELQAQERRLVFKEFTLDDAWRLGSLLVELARERQAPVAIDIHRAGQQLFHAALPGSTPDNDAWIARKRRVVERYHSSSYLVGARSRAKGTTFEDSSRLDPDVYAAHGGSFPLTVEGVGVIGAVTVSGLPQLEDHRFVVEALEEFLGKAE; this is translated from the coding sequence GTGACGCACAACAACGGGATCACCCCGAAGTTCACCCCGGAGATCACCCCGACCATCGAGGAACTCCAGGCCCAGGAACGCCGCCTGGTCTTCAAGGAGTTCACCCTCGACGACGCCTGGCGTCTGGGCTCGCTCCTGGTGGAACTGGCCCGCGAACGCCAGGCTCCGGTCGCCATCGACATCCACCGCGCGGGCCAGCAGCTCTTCCACGCCGCGCTCCCCGGCTCGACGCCGGACAACGACGCGTGGATCGCCCGCAAGCGCCGGGTCGTCGAGCGCTACCACTCGTCCTCCTACCTGGTGGGCGCCCGCTCCCGGGCCAAGGGCACGACCTTCGAGGACTCCTCCCGCCTGGACCCGGATGTGTACGCGGCCCATGGCGGCTCCTTCCCCCTCACGGTGGAGGGGGTCGGCGTCATCGGCGCGGTGACGGTGTCCGGGCTGCCCCAACTGGAGGACCACCGCTTCGTGGTGGAGGCGCTGGAGGAGTTCCTGGGGAAGGCCGAGTAA
- a CDS encoding SEC-C metal-binding domain-containing protein codes for MRPDTPAENVDHTAEAARLERTAGLYPEDAEALLLQAAAHLELSGNRPAASTLYDRLLSSTGSLENPYLVRALKASNLWEYGHEAEARAIIDGVRAAAPRDPAPWVIVAEALESHDELEAAQETFTEGVTLLLTDVPEPPYSTHPLLYGRHRVRRMLGAAHDDWDTLADTIHLTHSSPASAVSLDELHDPKRVWSLGSNNPAELEAEISRLRAELGAYREALSRPFPVAVLHWPAPELRELLEAYPTLADEYPSHETHLATIEASLRELASSGTPNLGIVTGTVPSYEAFAASEGTSPGDASLLPQYATTLAARGRAVEWPPQRGAACWCGSNRTYGQCHGAE; via the coding sequence ATGCGCCCCGACACGCCTGCCGAGAACGTCGACCACACCGCCGAAGCGGCACGCCTGGAGCGGACCGCCGGCCTGTACCCCGAGGACGCCGAAGCCCTGCTGCTGCAGGCGGCGGCCCACCTGGAACTGTCCGGCAACCGCCCCGCCGCGAGCACGCTCTACGACCGCCTGCTGTCGTCCACGGGTTCTCTGGAGAACCCGTACCTGGTCCGCGCCCTGAAGGCGTCGAACCTGTGGGAGTACGGCCATGAGGCGGAGGCCCGAGCGATCATCGACGGAGTCCGAGCGGCGGCACCCCGGGACCCGGCCCCCTGGGTGATCGTGGCGGAGGCGCTGGAATCGCACGACGAGCTGGAGGCGGCGCAGGAGACGTTCACGGAGGGGGTGACCCTGCTCCTGACGGACGTACCGGAGCCCCCGTACTCGACGCATCCGCTGTTGTACGGCCGCCACCGGGTACGGAGGATGCTGGGCGCTGCCCACGACGACTGGGACACCCTGGCGGACACGATCCACCTCACCCACTCCTCCCCCGCCTCCGCGGTCTCCCTGGACGAACTCCACGACCCGAAGCGCGTCTGGTCGCTGGGCTCGAACAACCCGGCGGAGTTGGAGGCGGAGATCTCCCGCTTGCGCGCGGAGCTGGGCGCGTACCGGGAGGCGCTGTCCCGCCCCTTCCCGGTGGCGGTACTGCACTGGCCGGCGCCTGAACTTCGGGAACTCCTGGAGGCGTACCCGACGCTGGCGGACGAGTACCCGTCCCACGAGACGCACCTCGCGACGATAGAGGCCTCCCTACGGGAGCTGGCCTCCTCCGGCACCCCGAACCTGGGCATCGTGACGGGGACGGTCCCGTCGTACGAGGCCTTCGCGGCGTCGGAGGGGACATCGCCGGGAGATGCGTCGCTATTGCCCCAGTACGCGACGACGCTGGCGGCGCGGGGTCGGGCGGTGGAGTGGCCGCCGCAGCGGGGCGCGGCTTGTTGGTGCGGTTCGAACCGGACCTACGGGCAGTGCCACGGAGCGGAGTGA
- a CDS encoding fumarylacetoacetate hydrolase family protein translates to MKLLRVGTAGAETPALLDAEGVLRDLSGVVPDIDGALLADEDALARIRAVAGELPVLDAAGLRIGPPLGRIGKIVCIGLNYHDHARETGAEPPAEPVIFFKAADTVVGPNDTVLVPRGSVKTDWEVELAVVIGRTARYVESAEAALGHVAGYAVAHDVSEREFQIERGGTWDKGKNCETFNPLGPWLVTADEVPDPQNLSLKLWVNGESKQDGTTAEQIFPVGEVVRYVSQFMTLYPGDVINTGTPAGVALGQPEPKPFLRAGDVVELEIEGLGRQRQELKDA, encoded by the coding sequence ATGAAGCTGCTGCGAGTCGGTACGGCGGGAGCGGAGACGCCCGCGCTGCTCGATGCCGAGGGGGTTCTTCGGGACCTGTCGGGGGTCGTGCCGGACATCGACGGAGCGCTGCTCGCCGACGAGGACGCGCTCGCGCGCATCCGTGCCGTGGCCGGTGAGCTGCCGGTGCTGGATGCCGCGGGGCTGCGGATCGGGCCGCCGCTCGGGCGGATCGGGAAGATCGTGTGCATCGGGCTGAACTATCACGACCACGCCCGCGAGACGGGGGCCGAGCCGCCCGCCGAGCCGGTCATCTTCTTCAAGGCCGCGGACACGGTCGTGGGCCCGAACGACACGGTGCTCGTCCCTCGCGGGTCGGTGAAAACCGACTGGGAGGTCGAGCTCGCCGTCGTCATCGGGCGTACGGCTCGGTATGTCGAGTCTGCGGAGGCGGCGCTCGGGCATGTCGCCGGGTACGCGGTCGCGCATGATGTGTCCGAGCGGGAGTTCCAGATCGAGCGGGGCGGGACCTGGGACAAGGGGAAGAACTGCGAGACGTTCAATCCGCTGGGGCCGTGGCTGGTGACCGCGGATGAGGTTCCGGATCCGCAGAACCTGTCGCTGAAGCTGTGGGTCAACGGGGAGTCGAAGCAGGACGGGACGACCGCCGAGCAGATCTTCCCCGTGGGGGAAGTGGTGCGGTACGTCAGTCAGTTCATGACGCTCTACCCCGGGGATGTCATCAACACGGGTACGCCGGCGGGGGTGGCTCTGGGGCAGCCCGAGCCGAAGCCGTTCCTGCGGGCCGGGGATGTCGTGGAGTTGGAGATCGAGGGGCTCGGGCGTCAGCGGCAGGAGCTCAAGGACGCCTAG